The bacterium genome includes a region encoding these proteins:
- the dnaA gene encoding chromosomal replication initiator protein DnaA — translation MNMNPELLWREMVEYIQKKSTGQSFEIWVKTIKPVSFAKNELVLEVPSNFIESWLREKYMNLLIESVTSVTGESASIKFTTPEVKYTPKQKRTHSIKRIISEDKLHASNMDSILNPRYTFDSFVVGSSNRFAHAASLAVAQSPAKTYNPLFIYGDVGLGKTHLMQAIGHFVISKNPKKKVAYISSEKFTNQFIDAIRNGKTNQFRRKYRNTELLLIDDIHFIAGKESTQEEFFHTFNDLHDAHKQIVISSDKSPKNIPELENRLISRFEWGLITDIQPPDLETRIAILQKKAEREGLSMPNDVAYLIADNIKANIRELEGALVRLTAFASLTGEKIDINLANAALKDIIN, via the coding sequence ATGAACATGAATCCAGAACTTCTTTGGCGTGAAATGGTTGAGTATATTCAAAAAAAATCCACAGGGCAAAGTTTTGAAATATGGGTAAAAACAATAAAGCCCGTATCCTTTGCTAAAAACGAACTTGTTTTAGAGGTGCCTAGTAATTTTATTGAAAGCTGGTTAAGGGAAAAATACATGAATTTGCTCATAGAATCTGTTACAAGCGTTACAGGAGAATCTGCTTCTATTAAGTTTACTACCCCTGAGGTTAAATATACTCCAAAACAGAAACGAACCCATAGTATTAAAAGAATTATCTCTGAAGATAAATTACACGCTTCCAATATGGACAGCATACTCAATCCTAGATACACCTTTGATAGCTTTGTAGTCGGTTCCAGCAATCGTTTTGCACATGCCGCATCCCTTGCTGTGGCACAATCTCCAGCAAAAACTTACAATCCTCTATTCATCTATGGAGACGTTGGATTGGGAAAGACGCATTTGATGCAGGCAATTGGCCACTTTGTTATAAGCAAAAATCCAAAGAAAAAGGTCGCGTATATATCCAGCGAGAAATTTACAAATCAGTTTATAGACGCTATTAGAAATGGAAAGACGAATCAATTTAGAAGAAAATATAGAAACACTGAGCTCCTTCTAATAGATGATATTCATTTCATAGCTGGTAAGGAAAGTACGCAAGAGGAGTTTTTCCATACTTTTAACGATCTTCATGACGCTCATAAACAGATAGTTATATCAAGTGATAAATCACCTAAAAACATTCCGGAGCTGGAAAATCGCCTTATCTCAAGATTTGAGTGGGGATTAATTACAGACATTCAACCTCCCGACCTTGAGACCCGTATAGCTATATTGCAGAAAAAAGCTGAACGCGAGGGACTGTCCATGCCTAATGATGTTGCATACCTTATTGCTGATAATATAAAAGCAAATATAAGAGAGTTAGAAGGTGCGTTGGTTAGACTTACCGCCTTTGCCTCTCTAACCGGGGAAAAAATTGATATTAACCTTGCTAATGCTGCTTTAAAAGATATAATTAAT